One genomic segment of Deltaproteobacteria bacterium includes these proteins:
- the gspF gene encoding type II secretion system inner membrane protein GspF codes for MGVYEYKAFDKKGKEINGIIEAESRVAAAMAVKRLNLYPVTLQETTGKSIEKRRGEYSLSSFFDRIHRTDIAMFTTQFAALVEAGMPVVNSFDIVIQQTEKKSVKKMLSVIKEEVNKGVSLADAFSLFPRHFPSLFVNMVRAGEESGSLEIVLKRLADYLQNQLEMRSKIAATLAYPLLMLAVGTGVVFFLVTFVIPTVSGIFKEMDQALPLPTMLLLAVSGFFKSSWPILLIGVITLLFFLSRYKKTTKGRHFFDRLKLRLPLIGTQYRKVVMARFTRTLGTLLTNGVPIVTSFDIVKNIIDNTVISAEIERVRDEIHEGKEIAGPLGSSGIFPPVVVNMIAVGEKSGQLEEMLNRASRIMENELESSLKKLLSLLEPVMILVMAFIVGFIVISILLPIFEINQLIK; via the coding sequence TTGGGTGTTTACGAATACAAGGCCTTCGACAAGAAGGGGAAAGAGATCAACGGGATCATCGAGGCGGAAAGCCGTGTAGCCGCTGCAATGGCTGTAAAGCGTCTTAATCTCTATCCCGTCACCCTTCAAGAAACCACTGGGAAAAGCATTGAAAAAAGGCGGGGGGAATATTCTCTTTCTTCCTTTTTCGATAGGATTCACCGCACCGATATCGCCATGTTCACCACCCAATTCGCCGCCCTGGTGGAAGCAGGCATGCCGGTGGTGAATTCCTTTGATATCGTAATCCAGCAGACGGAAAAAAAATCCGTAAAAAAAATGCTTTCAGTCATCAAAGAAGAGGTAAACAAAGGGGTCTCACTGGCAGACGCCTTTTCCCTCTTTCCCCGCCACTTCCCATCCCTCTTTGTAAACATGGTTCGGGCCGGGGAAGAGTCGGGAAGTCTGGAGATTGTTCTCAAACGGCTTGCAGATTATCTCCAGAACCAACTGGAGATGCGCTCCAAGATCGCGGCCACCTTGGCCTATCCTCTTCTCATGCTGGCTGTTGGCACCGGGGTTGTTTTCTTCCTTGTTACCTTTGTGATTCCGACCGTTTCGGGCATTTTCAAGGAAATGGACCAGGCCCTCCCATTGCCCACCATGCTCCTTCTCGCGGTCAGTGGCTTTTTCAAATCGTCATGGCCCATCTTACTGATCGGCGTAATCACCCTGCTTTTCTTTTTAAGCCGCTATAAAAAGACCACAAAAGGAAGACATTTCTTTGACCGCCTCAAGTTGCGCCTGCCCTTGATCGGGACCCAATATCGAAAAGTCGTGATGGCCCGTTTTACCAGGACCCTGGGCACTCTTCTAACCAACGGAGTCCCGATTGTCACCTCCTTTGATATCGTCAAGAATATCATTGACAATACGGTCATTTCGGCCGAAATAGAAAGGGTCCGGGACGAAATCCACGAGGGGAAAGAAATTGCTGGTCCATTAGGTTCGAGCGGCATCTTTCCACCCGTTGTTGTAAACATGATTGCAGTAGGGGAGAAAAGCGGACAACTTGAAGAGATGCTGAATCGGGCATCCAGGATAATGGAAAACGAACTGGAAAGCTCCCTGAAAAAGCTTCTCTCCCTCCTTGAGCCGGTAATGATTCTAGTAATGGCCTTTATTGTAGGATTCATCGTCATTTCAATCCTTTTACCCATATTCGAGATCAATCAACTGATAAAATAG
- the gspG gene encoding type II secretion system major pseudopilin GspG, translated as MLRTFPSRISGEKISHFFRISEPCKKSQQGFTLIEVMVVVIILGILATIIVPRFMDEPEKAKRTKAALQLRSLESALKLYKLDNGVYPDTEQGLEALVKKPETGTLPKNWREGGYLERSKVPKDPWGNPFVYVMPGQHGDFDLSSYGKDGEKGGEGPNADINNWELE; from the coding sequence ATGCTTAGAACTTTTCCATCAAGGATCTCCGGAGAAAAGATCTCCCACTTTTTCAGGATTTCTGAACCCTGCAAAAAGTCCCAGCAAGGATTCACCCTGATCGAAGTGATGGTGGTGGTCATTATCCTGGGCATCCTTGCCACCATCATCGTGCCCAGATTCATGGATGAGCCTGAAAAGGCCAAAAGAACTAAGGCCGCACTCCAGCTCCGAAGCCTTGAATCGGCTCTTAAGCTCTATAAATTGGACAATGGGGTCTACCCGGATACAGAGCAGGGGCTCGAGGCCCTCGTCAAGAAGCCCGAGACCGGGACACTGCCTAAAAACTGGCGCGAGGGAGGATACCTCGAAAGGTCCAAGGTTCCTAAGGATCCCTGGGGAAATCCCTTTGTGTATGTGATGCCTGGACAACACGGGGATTTTGACCTGAGTTCCTATGGAAAGGACGGAGAGAAAGGGGGAGAAGGGCCTAATGCTGATATCAACAATTGGGAACTCGAATAG
- a CDS encoding prepilin-type N-terminal cleavage/methylation domain-containing protein — MFEITTIGTAVDKGLRTPDTSGGADEDDIARHQTFVQGFTLIEVTVVLILVGLFYFSALPKVNNFLFQRDLKAAARSLKATVNLLRTKSIATHRFTVLNLDLDRGLYWGQYETEELSGGHSSDEKEMLAPPRHLPEGIRFLDAYNMNTTKKTFGVVKSRFNPKGILEETVIHLADARGKTLTIIINAFTGRFTLYNEYVDVEYAEK; from the coding sequence ATGTTTGAAATAACCACCATAGGAACCGCAGTTGATAAGGGCCTCCGCACCCCCGATACATCGGGGGGGGCGGATGAGGACGACATCGCACGCCATCAAACATTTGTCCAGGGTTTCACTCTGATAGAAGTGACCGTGGTTCTTATCCTCGTGGGCCTTTTTTATTTCTCAGCCCTTCCCAAGGTCAACAATTTCCTCTTTCAAAGGGATCTTAAGGCCGCCGCCCGTTCCCTGAAGGCCACCGTCAACCTTTTAAGGACCAAAAGTATCGCAACCCATCGTTTTACCGTGCTCAATCTCGACCTTGACAGGGGTCTTTACTGGGGCCAATACGAAACGGAGGAGCTTTCCGGAGGGCATTCTTCCGACGAAAAGGAAATGCTTGCCCCCCCCAGACATCTTCCCGAGGGCATTCGATTCCTCGATGCCTACAACATGAACACGACAAAAAAGACATTTGGGGTCGTGAAATCCCGATTCAATCCCAAGGGAATCCTTGAAGAAACCGTGATTCATCTGGCCGATGCCCGGGGGAAAACCCTTACGATCATCATCAACGCTTTCACCGGGAGGTTTACCCTTTATAACGAGTATGTCGATGTGGAATATGCGGAAAAGTAG
- a CDS encoding type II secretion system protein, producing the protein MRKSSLHQKHSDAGEKAISVPSKRRRCFSGFTLLEVMVSMAILATAFAAVLSLHSDSLKLAISSRIQTKASELAQMKMTDIELRGLENVSIMSGEFADYAPDYTWEIRIEPTSYPPWNKVTVIVRNRHFGEKNAYHLTEFLPYGPVKLVPWK; encoded by the coding sequence ATGCGGAAAAGTAGCCTTCATCAAAAGCATTCCGATGCCGGGGAGAAGGCCATCTCTGTTCCGTCAAAACGACGCAGGTGCTTTTCAGGTTTCACCCTCCTTGAGGTGATGGTCTCCATGGCCATCCTCGCAACCGCCTTCGCCGCCGTACTCTCCCTTCATTCAGATTCTTTGAAACTGGCCATATCGAGCCGGATCCAAACCAAGGCCTCCGAACTGGCCCAAATGAAAATGACCGACATTGAACTTAGGGGACTTGAAAACGTCTCTATCATGTCCGGGGAATTTGCGGATTATGCCCCCGATTACACTTGGGAAATCCGTATTGAGCCTACCAGTTATCCTCCCTGGAACAAGGTTACGGTCATCGTACGAAACAGGCATTTTGGAGAAAAAAACGCCTATCACCTTACTGAATTTCTCCCTTATGGACCCGTAAAGCTGGTCCCCTGGAAATGA
- a CDS encoding prepilin-type N-terminal cleavage/methylation domain-containing protein has translation MGDLRRPYAQEIPIASIKKGKGRGFTLMEILIAIFILALVMASILGTFTGILSSSGNAEKKIELYQTGRALMDLLAADIRGMYPLNMEGVGPFFRGEETTIQDRSFSVMDFVTTHSLSVDPKQVSILAEVGYQIRKNPKGGLFSLWRRSQAPPQFPFDEGGREVPVCRILKSFQLEFFYNDAKRRSLQNTFPQSIVVDFTLELEGERERFVTMVRPLVTIGG, from the coding sequence ATGGGTGATCTACGCCGCCCCTATGCCCAAGAAATTCCTATCGCTTCGATAAAGAAAGGTAAAGGCCGGGGTTTTACACTCATGGAAATCCTGATCGCCATCTTCATCCTTGCGCTCGTGATGGCGTCCATTCTCGGGACCTTTACCGGAATCCTGTCCAGTTCAGGTAACGCTGAAAAAAAGATCGAACTATATCAAACCGGCAGGGCCTTGATGGATCTTCTTGCCGCTGATATACGCGGGATGTATCCTTTGAACATGGAGGGGGTAGGCCCCTTTTTCAGAGGAGAGGAAACGACCATCCAAGATCGTTCATTTTCAGTCATGGATTTTGTGACGACCCATTCCCTCTCCGTTGATCCCAAGCAGGTCTCCATCTTGGCTGAAGTGGGTTATCAAATCCGAAAAAATCCTAAAGGGGGCCTCTTTTCTTTGTGGCGAAGATCCCAAGCCCCCCCTCAGTTCCCGTTTGATGAGGGTGGCAGGGAGGTGCCTGTATGCAGGATCCTGAAAAGTTTTCAGTTGGAATTCTTCTATAATGATGCTAAAAGAAGAAGTTTACAGAACACCTTTCCTCAATCCATCGTGGTGGATTTCACCCTCGAACTCGAGGGAGAACGTGAAAGATTTGTAACCATGGTCAGGCCCCTGGTCACCATCGGCGGGTAA
- the gspK gene encoding type II secretion system minor pseudopilin GspK: protein MAQLIKKTIEMLLPISKKKEGIALLIVLVIVALLVAVVVEFNRIAIADIDTSKNFGDSQKILYIGISGVHAIQEILYLEGVYTPSDNLQEEWANSETYFKAATALMDEGEVKGSISDEESRININALVGGDGNFNPEQLAIWKRLLSNPRFSLSEEDIDIIIYGIKDWIDADDEVSGIYGAEEAFYQGMGYHCKNGPMNGVEEMLLVKGITPEIFYGNRHRDGIGQYFTVYGKGRININTAPIPVLMALSDQMSEDIALEMDNFRRDPVNRADLANKLWYKKVWPFEKSLPDDLLTISSRFFSVRIHVSLGESRKEIAAIVSRSENGSRILLWREL, encoded by the coding sequence ATGGCTCAACTTATAAAAAAAACGATTGAGATGCTCCTTCCCATTTCCAAGAAAAAGGAGGGAATCGCCCTTCTCATCGTCCTGGTCATAGTCGCACTGTTGGTCGCGGTGGTAGTGGAATTCAACAGGATCGCCATAGCCGATATAGATACCTCCAAAAATTTTGGGGACAGCCAGAAGATTCTTTATATCGGAATCTCGGGGGTTCACGCCATTCAGGAAATTCTTTACCTGGAAGGAGTTTACACCCCTTCGGACAATCTTCAGGAAGAATGGGCCAACAGCGAAACCTATTTCAAGGCCGCCACCGCCCTCATGGATGAAGGGGAAGTGAAAGGCAGCATATCGGATGAAGAAAGCAGGATCAACATAAACGCCCTTGTGGGTGGGGACGGTAATTTCAATCCCGAACAGTTGGCCATCTGGAAAAGACTCCTCAGCAATCCGAGGTTCTCCCTTTCTGAAGAAGACATTGACATCATCATTTATGGGATCAAGGATTGGATCGACGCGGATGATGAAGTCAGCGGCATCTATGGAGCTGAAGAAGCATTCTATCAAGGTATGGGATACCACTGCAAGAACGGCCCCATGAACGGGGTCGAGGAAATGCTCCTCGTAAAGGGAATAACCCCGGAAATCTTTTACGGAAACCGTCATAGGGATGGAATCGGACAATACTTCACCGTTTACGGGAAAGGAAGGATCAATATCAACACGGCCCCGATCCCGGTTCTTATGGCATTGTCCGACCAGATGTCCGAGGACATCGCCCTTGAAATGGACAACTTTCGGCGTGACCCCGTGAACAGAGCAGACCTGGCAAACAAACTCTGGTACAAAAAGGTATGGCCCTTTGAGAAATCCCTGCCCGATGATTTGTTGACAATATCTTCAAGGTTTTTTTCGGTACGGATCCATGTCTCCCTGGGAGAAAGCCGCAAGGAAATCGCGGCAATCGTCTCCAGGTCTGAAAATGGGTCGAGAATCCTGTTATGGCGGGAACTGTAA
- a CDS encoding PilN domain-containing protein translates to MNGSFLALTVTPHEVKLVEFDQQNGVSVPRRFRHYRFGEEGDKDASGKIKEWLEENPPASLKTFLVINTCDIDYREFSFPFDSTKKVSRAIQFEISSEYPPEEYVVDYIECYSREPGQKTFLTAIVKKQVLREKIQEAEEAGLRVVGITSDLSSLGNYFRDEEEALVMETGEKKTLFALYLRGVPALVRDIPLGVTDLEKGQDSNQKTPKGRKVLAAEIKRTVHSFSSKSGLKLERLFLTGNLFRVRPVLDRLSKDLDLDFITHRPGHLKFDEDDSDQLNTFASLLGILRWKKRGRVFNFFKDEFFREDPGAIRKGYLGWGTFIALFLVLSVFLPLGLKIIVLEKRKAFLSAETRRTFSSAFPNVKKIVDEAAQARNRLDAARSRVGENSQPGEISLLDALDAISRAIPPGTPFQIKSLFWEQGKIEMSGKTDSFKNVNLIRESLSGARLFSDVLISNAKSRNEGQDVEFNITLHLAG, encoded by the coding sequence ATGAATGGATCTTTTCTAGCCCTCACTGTTACACCCCACGAAGTTAAGCTGGTCGAATTCGACCAGCAAAACGGGGTTTCTGTGCCGCGCAGATTCAGGCATTACAGATTCGGGGAAGAGGGGGATAAGGACGCTTCCGGGAAAATAAAGGAATGGCTTGAAGAAAATCCACCGGCTTCTTTGAAAACCTTCCTTGTGATCAACACTTGTGACATTGATTACAGGGAATTCTCCTTCCCATTCGATTCAACCAAGAAGGTTTCAAGAGCCATTCAATTCGAGATATCTTCCGAGTATCCGCCGGAAGAATACGTGGTAGATTACATCGAATGTTACTCCCGCGAACCCGGGCAAAAGACCTTTCTCACGGCAATAGTAAAGAAGCAAGTACTGCGTGAAAAAATACAGGAGGCCGAGGAGGCAGGACTTCGCGTTGTTGGAATAACATCGGACTTGTCCAGCCTTGGAAACTATTTCCGCGATGAGGAAGAGGCCCTGGTCATGGAAACCGGGGAGAAAAAGACACTCTTCGCACTCTACCTTCGGGGGGTTCCCGCCCTTGTCAGGGACATTCCTCTTGGTGTCACTGATCTTGAAAAGGGTCAGGATTCCAACCAAAAAACGCCCAAAGGCCGGAAGGTCCTTGCAGCCGAGATCAAGAGAACGGTCCACTCATTCAGCAGTAAATCGGGCCTGAAGCTCGAAAGGCTGTTCCTGACCGGGAACCTTTTCAGGGTAAGACCGGTGCTTGATCGATTGTCAAAGGACCTGGACCTGGATTTCATCACCCATCGACCCGGCCATCTCAAATTCGATGAAGACGACTCGGATCAATTGAACACTTTTGCTTCTCTTTTGGGGATCCTTCGATGGAAAAAAAGAGGCCGGGTCTTTAATTTCTTCAAAGATGAATTTTTCAGGGAAGACCCCGGGGCCATCCGAAAGGGCTACCTTGGATGGGGGACCTTTATCGCTCTTTTTCTGGTGCTCTCCGTCTTCCTCCCGTTAGGACTTAAGATTATAGTACTGGAAAAGCGAAAGGCCTTTCTATCTGCAGAAACCAGAAGGACCTTTTCTTCCGCATTTCCTAATGTAAAAAAAATCGTTGACGAGGCCGCCCAGGCCCGCAACCGCCTCGATGCCGCCAGATCCAGGGTGGGAGAAAATTCGCAACCCGGGGAAATATCACTTCTCGATGCTCTCGATGCCATAAGCAGAGCCATTCCACCCGGCACCCCGTTTCAAATCAAAAGCCTTTTCTGGGAACAGGGCAAAATCGAGATGAGCGGAAAAACAGATTCCTTTAAAAACGTAAACCTTATCAGAGAGTCCCTCTCTGGAGCCAGGCTTTTTTCGGATGTCTTGATCAGCAATGCAAAGAGCAGGAATGAAGGACAAGATGTGGAATTCAATATCACTCTCCACTTGGCGGGATAG
- a CDS encoding type II secretion system protein M: MWNSISLSTWRDRFFDRSPREQFILLLGCCALISFLLFRFAYLPLHDRMENLEASVATKEKDLEELKKTIAEYKQIKKLQRNKHEKAEEIFNLFSVLEKIAAQCRLMDKLAYMKPGSLQIDSLREEKWVEVKLLGITLKEMVQYLYNLHREGRGIYIKRLAARKNGEYLDITLQPAVLVSK, from the coding sequence ATGTGGAATTCAATATCACTCTCCACTTGGCGGGATAGGTTTTTCGACCGGAGTCCTCGGGAACAATTTATCCTGCTGCTGGGATGTTGCGCCCTGATCTCCTTTTTATTGTTCCGGTTCGCCTACCTGCCGCTGCATGACCGTATGGAAAACCTTGAGGCGTCCGTGGCCACGAAGGAAAAGGATCTGGAGGAACTCAAAAAAACGATAGCAGAATATAAGCAAATCAAAAAGTTACAAAGAAACAAACATGAAAAGGCCGAGGAAATCTTCAACCTGTTTTCCGTGCTTGAAAAAATTGCGGCCCAGTGCAGACTCATGGACAAGCTCGCTTACATGAAGCCGGGAAGCCTTCAAATCGACAGTCTAAGAGAAGAGAAGTGGGTTGAGGTCAAGCTGCTGGGCATCACCCTTAAGGAGATGGTGCAGTATCTTTATAACCTTCACAGGGAAGGCAGGGGAATCTATATCAAACGACTCGCTGCGAGAAAAAACGGCGAATACCTCGATATAACCCTTCAACCTGCGGTGCTTGTATCGAAATAG
- the gspN gene encoding type II secretion system protein GspN — MESKRKIGFFILLGVYGSGLFIALTLFRLPVEKLIASAVSDISGGKIAIRVERVSFAFPDRIRLKNITAFFFQKDQPVECRFHKIDLRPRYRDLFSGLLPVWFHAELADGELEGYVGVSLSRGVKHENLDLDATGLRLERLDWISALSNRKIKGKLNAHVHLEGNLKDPAQVQGKGRLSVEDGAVETILDLPGMASVPFDVVEAPFLLRDGRIFIEKGEMRGPMFSGSFSGIVKLRMPLKRSRPRIEVRLAPGARLADHPLGKWIFERIKNIAGPLSVHIGGTFETPVITWSTS, encoded by the coding sequence ATGGAATCGAAGAGAAAAATTGGATTTTTCATCCTGCTCGGGGTTTACGGATCGGGCCTTTTCATCGCCCTGACCCTTTTCCGTCTTCCTGTAGAAAAACTGATTGCAAGCGCTGTTTCGGATATCTCGGGCGGGAAAATTGCGATACGGGTGGAAAGAGTCAGCTTCGCCTTCCCGGATCGTATCCGGTTAAAAAACATCACTGCATTTTTCTTTCAAAAAGACCAACCCGTTGAATGCCGGTTTCATAAAATCGATCTCCGGCCCCGTTACCGTGACCTTTTCAGTGGCCTTTTACCTGTTTGGTTCCATGCCGAACTTGCAGACGGTGAGCTTGAGGGGTATGTTGGGGTATCGCTCTCACGTGGAGTGAAACATGAAAATCTTGACCTGGATGCCACCGGGCTCCGTCTGGAAAGACTTGATTGGATTTCAGCCCTGTCGAATAGGAAAATCAAGGGTAAATTGAATGCCCATGTTCACCTGGAGGGGAACCTGAAAGACCCAGCCCAGGTTCAGGGCAAAGGCCGATTGAGCGTTGAAGACGGCGCCGTTGAAACGATTCTTGATCTCCCCGGAATGGCGTCCGTACCCTTTGATGTGGTGGAAGCCCCTTTCCTGCTGCGAGACGGGCGCATTTTTATAGAAAAAGGGGAGATGAGGGGTCCCATGTTTTCCGGGAGTTTCTCGGGTATAGTCAAATTGAGAATGCCATTAAAAAGAAGCCGACCGAGGATCGAAGTACGTCTTGCTCCGGGAGCCCGACTGGCTGACCACCCTCTGGGAAAGTGGATTTTTGAAAGAATAAAAAACATTGCCGGCCCCTTATCGGTCCATATCGGAGGAACCTTCGAAACCCCGGTGATCACATGGAGTACATCCTGA
- the gspD gene encoding type II secretion system secretin GspD, translating into MKRAGMLGRWIVFIAGILILFTAFAPPALWAKEVKEVALDFDDVDIRLFIRVISELTGKNFIVDNNVRGKVTVLSPQKLTTQQAYDVFKSVLAVNGFTVVETGEVTKIIPAQNISGYGLPLSTRKIMKGDDEFVTQIMPLKYLDARTLQPLIKPLLSRLGTILATPSSDILIVTDYRSNIKKIDALLDEIDIQVSEQVVERLDLKYTTALDASRTLTEILEARYGKSGKTVSGSRQGLFKIVPVERINALIVVASADIFMDIRSVLSKIDRPTPEGKSMLNVYYLENAKAEEIVNILTQTQKAMTAAREGSQPAVPEKTEGGGNVVAGKFRALGKEITITADKGTNSLIIYAKPDDYNAIKEMIKKLDIPRKQVFIQALIMEVSPNEDFSFGSEWSGFRDVGHPFSDDSRTGVFIGQKQNQGPLENLTASGGQINLGQGFSLGMLGESVRIGDFTFPSLEVMIKAVETLDTTNILSKPQLVTLNNETATINISTNRPFQTSSTILQGGGTSQNIEYRDVGIKLKITPHVNEKGKIRLEINQEVSKLSGTVTTNQPITLKRAIDTVVEVHDGETLVIGGLIEEQRDFTKNTVPCLGGLPFVGWGFKSVGLSSTKTNLLVFISPRIISSPAEAAGITREKENYMKKIREQQEERVKGEEPFFRKDKRGPGATGEDLEKE; encoded by the coding sequence ATGAAAAGAGCGGGCATGTTGGGAAGATGGATCGTATTCATTGCAGGTATCCTTATTTTATTTACCGCCTTCGCCCCCCCGGCCTTATGGGCGAAGGAAGTGAAAGAGGTTGCCCTGGACTTCGATGACGTGGATATCCGGTTGTTTATCCGTGTTATCAGCGAGCTGACAGGGAAAAACTTCATCGTGGACAACAACGTCCGCGGCAAGGTGACTGTTCTGTCACCCCAAAAACTTACCACCCAGCAGGCCTATGATGTTTTCAAATCCGTTCTGGCCGTCAACGGGTTCACTGTCGTGGAGACCGGAGAGGTCACAAAAATCATCCCGGCCCAAAACATCAGTGGTTACGGTCTCCCCCTGAGCACACGAAAAATAATGAAAGGAGACGATGAATTCGTAACCCAGATCATGCCCCTTAAATATCTGGACGCCAGGACCCTCCAACCCTTGATCAAGCCCCTTCTATCCCGGTTGGGTACGATCCTGGCCACACCCTCTTCCGACATCCTGATCGTGACGGATTACAGAAGTAACATCAAAAAAATCGATGCATTGCTGGACGAGATCGATATCCAGGTCTCCGAGCAGGTCGTGGAGAGGCTGGATCTCAAGTATACGACCGCCCTCGATGCCTCCAGAACCCTTACGGAAATCCTGGAAGCCAGATATGGGAAATCCGGAAAAACCGTTTCAGGATCGCGACAAGGACTCTTTAAAATCGTCCCTGTGGAGAGGATCAACGCATTGATCGTCGTCGCCTCCGCTGATATCTTCATGGATATTCGAAGCGTTCTTTCCAAGATCGACCGGCCGACTCCTGAAGGAAAGAGCATGCTTAACGTCTATTACCTCGAAAATGCAAAAGCGGAAGAAATCGTGAACATTCTGACCCAAACCCAAAAGGCCATGACGGCCGCCCGGGAAGGGAGTCAACCCGCCGTCCCCGAAAAGACCGAAGGGGGAGGCAACGTGGTGGCCGGGAAATTCCGGGCCCTTGGAAAGGAGATCACCATCACGGCCGATAAGGGAACCAACAGCCTCATTATCTATGCCAAGCCGGATGACTACAATGCCATCAAGGAGATGATCAAAAAACTGGACATCCCCCGAAAGCAGGTCTTCATCCAGGCCCTTATTATGGAGGTCTCCCCCAATGAGGACTTCAGCTTCGGATCTGAATGGTCTGGATTCAGGGATGTAGGCCATCCCTTTTCAGACGACAGCCGAACCGGGGTATTCATCGGCCAAAAACAGAACCAGGGTCCCCTGGAGAACCTGACGGCCAGCGGCGGACAAATCAACCTCGGTCAGGGATTCTCCCTGGGTATGCTCGGAGAATCCGTGAGGATCGGAGATTTCACCTTCCCATCCCTTGAAGTCATGATCAAGGCGGTTGAAACCCTTGATACAACTAACATTCTCTCCAAGCCTCAACTCGTGACCCTGAACAACGAGACCGCAACCATCAACATCTCAACCAATCGGCCCTTCCAAACCTCTTCGACCATCCTGCAAGGCGGAGGAACCTCCCAGAACATCGAATACCGGGATGTCGGGATCAAGCTCAAAATTACGCCCCACGTCAATGAAAAGGGGAAAATCCGGCTGGAAATCAACCAGGAGGTCAGCAAGTTGAGCGGTACGGTAACCACAAACCAGCCCATCACCCTTAAACGGGCCATTGACACGGTAGTGGAGGTGCATGACGGGGAAACCCTGGTGATTGGTGGGTTGATTGAGGAGCAACGGGATTTCACGAAAAACACCGTGCCCTGCCTGGGAGGGCTTCCTTTCGTGGGTTGGGGGTTCAAATCCGTCGGACTATCCAGCACCAAAACCAATCTTCTTGTATTCATCAGCCCCAGAATCATCTCCAGCCCTGCTGAAGCCGCAGGCATCACCAGAGAAAAAGAAAACTATATGAAAAAAATCAGGGAACAGCAGGAAGAGAGGGTGAAGGGGGAGGAGCCCTTCTTCAGGAAAGACAAGCGCGGGCCCGGTGCGACCGGGGAGGATCTTGAAAAGGAATAG